TTCGTGGTTGCGATGTCTACTTGATCCAACCCTCCTGTCGCCCAGTCAACGATCACCTGATGGAGTTGTTGATTATGGTCGATGCCTGCCGTCGCGCCTCGGCCCGGCAAATTACCGCCGTGATCCCCTACTATGGCTACGCCCGTGCCGACCGTAAAACTGCAGGCCGTGAATCGATTACGGCAAAACTGGCAGCAAACCTAGTGACCAAAGCCGGGGCAAACCGTGTTTTGGCAATGGATCTCCATTCGGCGCAAATCCAGGGCTACTTTGACATTCCCTGCGACCATGTGTACGGCTCCCCGGTCATTATCGATTATCTCCTGAGCAAAAACCTAGAAGATATTGTGGTCGTTTCTCCAGATGTGGGAGGTGTTGCCCGGGCTAGAGCGTTTGCGAAAAAGCTCGACGATGCCCCCCTTGCCATCATTGACAAGCGTCGCCAGGCCCATAATGTGGCAGAGGTGATGAATGTGATCGGGGAAGTACATGGCAAAACAGCAATTCTCGTGGACGATATGATCGATACGGCGGGAACCCTCCAGGAAGGGGCAAGACTCCTGAAGAAAGAAGGGGCGAAGGCAGTTTATGCCTGTGCAACCCACCCAGTTTTCTCTGGGCCAGCGGTGGAAAGACTTTCCAGCGGCCTCTTTGAAGAAGTGATTGTCACCAATACCATCCCCGTCCCCCATGATCGCCAGTTTAAAGAGCTCACGGTTTTGACTGTGGCCAATCTTTTGGGTGAGACTATTTGGCGCATCCATGAGGAAAGCTCGGTGAGCAGTATGTTCCGCTAAAGGGAATATTGCCAAAAACTAAGTTACAAAACTCAAGGACTAAATTGATCTTTTTGGGAGGGTGCGAGACTGCCCCTCCTTTTTTCTTGTCGGTCTTGCCCAAGACCGAGGCGATCGCCCACCGGTTGCCCGGGAGAATCTTCTACAATGGGGACGGTCTTTATTCTCAAAATTCTCAGAAATTTATGGTAGTTGAGCAAATCCTAGATCTCGCCAAGCAAAAAGGTATCGAAGCGGAGGTGTACTACCGCAACAGCCGCGATACTCCCATCGATTTTGAGAATAATCGCCTCAAATCCTTAGAAACAAAGGCGAGCCAAGGGGTTGCCCTACGGGTGGTAGTAGAGGGCAAGCTAGGCTTTGCCAGTGCCACAGATTTAACGCGCCTGGAGGATGTGGTAGATGCGGCGATCGCCACGGCGGAAATCGGTGATCCCGTGGATTTTGAATTTGCCAAGGATTTCCAAGGGGTTGTGCCTGAAAGTGAATATGTACTGCCAGAAACCGCGAAATTAGTCGAAATTGGCGAAACCCTAATCGAAAAAGTACGGGCCTATAACGATGAAATTCTCGTCAGTGCAGGCTTTCATATCCGCTCTGGGCAAACCAAACTGGCGACCACCGGTGGCGTCTACGGCGAGCGCAACAGCAAAATAGTCAGCGCCAGCCTGGGGGGAAATCTCGTCCAGGGGGAAGATTTTCTGAATGCCTATGGTTACGACGTGGCCAAAGATGGGGAGCCCGATTACGACCAAATTCTCGCCACCGTCATCGAAAAATATACCAACGCCGAAAAAGCGGCCCAAATTTCTAGCGGTCAATATCCCGTGCTTTTTACCCCCAGGGCGGCTCTGAGTGCCATTGGTGGCCTGTTTGATACGATCCTCTCTGGCCAAGTGGTCGTGCAAAAAGCCTCGCCCCTCGCCGGGAAAATCGGGGAACAGCTGTTTGGCGATCGCCTGACCATTTACGAAGACCCGACCATTGGGGTTTCGGCCTGTCCCTTTGACGATGAAGGTACACCCACCCAAAAAAAAACCTTTATCCAAAACGGGATCGTCCAACAATTTTACTGGGATCGTCAGTGGGCGGCCCGGGGTAATGCCGAGGCCCAAGGCAATGGTTTTCGGGGTGGCCTTTCTCGCCCCAGTCCCGACATGGTGAATTTCTGCATGAATCCCGGCCACACCCCTTTAGCAGAACTCATTAAGAATATGAAAGAAGGAGTGATCGTCGATCAGGTCTTAGGCGCAGGTCAATCCAACCAATTGGCCGGGGAATTTTCTGTGAACCTCGACCTGGGTTATAAAGTGGAAAATGGCGAGATTGTCGGCCGCCTGAAAAATACGATGGTGGCAGGGAGTATCTTTGAAGCCTTTGCTGATTTGATAGATTTTAGTGACACCTGTGAATGGGTGGGCGGTAGCGCCTATCTCCCCGCAATCCTGTTTGGCAAGTTGGGCGTTGCGTCCCGGTCGGTTTAAAATCTCCTTACTGCCCCCTGACTGCGAAGCCATGATGCCTGTGAAATCTTTGATCCGCTTGCTGAGTCTCTGTTGTGTTTGTGCCCTCTGCCTGGTTGGTTGTGTGGACTATGATGTGGAGATCGCCTTCGACCACCAGCACCATGGGGAAATTCATCAGCATCTACGGTTGGGGGATGAATTTACCAACTTCAACCAACAGGAAGCCAAACACTGGCTTTGTAGTCTCGAAAAGCGAGCGAAGGATCTCCATGGGGCAACCCAACGCGTTTCTTCACAGGAACTCGATGTGCGGATTCCGTTTAACAATGGGGCGGATCTCGTCAGCAAGTTCAATGATTTTTTTAATCCAGAGGGGCAAAATCTCCAGGCTACGGATCTCGATTTAGTACAACTCAAATCGGCGATCGCCCTTGAGCAAAAAAATTGGCTTTTGTTTGAACGGAACCGGGCCACCCTAGATGTGGATTTACGTGCGCTGGGGGTGCTTTCCCAACGGGGCAGCCTGATGCTCAGCCCGGGTTCCCTCTTGGATTTGGACATCGGTTTGAAAACGCCCCTAGGGGCGAGGGTGGTCAATCGTGATGCAGCCCCATCCCCTGTCACGCGTAACGAGGGCGATCGCCTGATTTGGACTTTACAACCGGGGCAGTTAAATCATTTAGAGGTGGCTTTTTGGGTTCCCAGTTGGGTTGGCCTCGGCACTGCAGGGATTATCGGTCTATTATTTCTGGGCTATTACCTAAAATATCGCCGTTTGCCGGTGTAATTACTGATTTGGCGCTATCGTTAAACCAGTTGTCTCTATCTCCTGTCGCCTATGGTTGCCGCCCAAGCCGAACCTTTGATCGAACTCCGAGGAATCTCTAAAGCCTTTGGGTCGAATGTGATCCTCGATAACATTGACCTCAGCATCTATCGGGGGGAAGCCCTGGTGATCATTGGCCCTTCTGGTACCGGAAAATCGACAATCCTACGAATCATTGCAGGGCTCCTGGCCGCCGATGAGGGTGAAATCTATGTCAATAGCGTCCAACGCCGGGGCCTTATTGAAGATGGCAATGACCCCATTGGCATCAGCATGGTTTTCCAGCAGGCGGCCCTGTTTGATTCTTTGACAGTGGCGGAAAATGTTGGCTTTTTGCTCTATCAGCATTCCCGACTTTCCCACAAAAAAATTCGCGAACTGGTGGAAGAACGTTTGGATATGGTGGGCCTTTCTGGGGTAGGCGATCGCTATCCGGCGCAGTTGTCGGGGGGGATGCGCAAACGGGTGAGCTTTGCCCGGGCGATCATGGCCAATCCCGACAATCCCAAGGACAATCCCGAAATTATTTTGTACGATGAACCCACCGCTGGCCTTGACCCGATCGCCTCAACGGTGATCGAAGATTTGGTGCGTCACCTCCAACATATGCAGGGGGTTTGCGGCACCTATGTGATGGTCAGCCACCAGGACAGTACTATCCGTCGCACCGCTGACCGGGTCATTTTCTTATATGACGGTAAAATTCAATGGACCGGCACAGTACCAGAAATTGATCAAACCGATAATCCCCTGGTGCGCCAATTTTTTGATGCTGCGGTGGAAGGCCCGATCAAAGTCATCGGCTAAAATTGGCCCGTCCCCATACAATAAAACGTAACTTCACCCCATCTACTGACGAATCCTATGCGATCGCGTACCCTCAAAGAAGGCTCCCTTGGCTTATTCATTTTTGCTGGTCTGTCCCTGCTCGGTGTTGTTCTCATCTGGCTAACGGGGGCAACCCTCGGGCGGCGCACCTATTCTGTCACTGTCCGCTTCGAAAATGCCAACGCGATGCAAGAAGGAGCGACAGTCCGCTATCGGGGCCTAGAAGTCGGACGCATCACCGCGGTTGAACCTTCTAGCAATGGTGTGAATATCACTATCGAAATTCAAACGCCTGACTTGGTGATGCCTCGGGATGTGGTGATTGAAGCAAACCAAGGGGGCTTAATTGGCGAGACTTCCATTGAAATTATTCCCCAAAGCCAACTTACGCAAACCCAGATGGCGTTGAGTCCTTTTGCGTCAGACTGTAATGACCAGGGGGCGATTCTCTGTGATGGAACAACCCTAGATGGGGTGATTGGGGTCAGCTTTGACCAAGTATTGCGGAACACAGCCCAGTTTAGTGAACTTTATGGGGACCCAGAATTTGTTGAAATTGTGCGTACCTTGGCGACAAATTCTAGTGCGGCGGCGGAACAAATTACCCTCTTAACCGAGGAACTGACACTTCTATCTCGGGAAGTCCGGGGCGAGGTTGATAGTTTTGCGGAAAATACCCAGAAAATTACCGATGCGACAGTCACGACCTCTGGTCAACTCAATCGCACCCTCACCGAGGTCAATGCCTTGACGGGGAATTTTAACAGCCTGGTGGTAGAAAATCGCCAAGCCCTGGTAGGAACCCTCAATAGCATCGGCCGCACCAGTGACCAGATGCAACAGACCTTAGCTGCGGTGAATACAACCCTAAATTCAGTCAACCAGGGCCTTACGGCCACCGACACCCAAGAACTATTGGATAACTTGGCTGTACTAACAACGAATGCCGCGATCGCCTCTGAAAATCTCAAAGATGTGTCCACGGCGTTAAACGACCCAACCAATATCCTGACGCTCCAAAAAACCTTGGATGCGGCACGTGTCACCTTTGAAAATACCCAGAAAATTACCGCCGACTTGGATGAGCTAACCGGAGACCCCCAGTTCCGGAAAAATTTAATCGATCTCATTAATGGATTGAGTCAATTGGTTTCGTCGACGGAACAACTCCAACAGCAAGTGCAGGTAGCCAGCCGTGTTGAACAAGGTCAACCGCTTGCCGATTCTCCGCGACAGATATCATTGCGCACCAATCCTCGAGATGCACTTTAAGGCCCGAACCTGGGGACAATACGCTTGGAAATTTTTTTCCCAAAAGATCTTGGCGATCGCCTAATGAGTATGTTATATTCGTTCAAGTCAAAACGAGCGGATGTGGTGGAATTGGTAGACACGCACGCTTGAGGGGCGTGTGGAGCGATCCTTGCGAGTTCGAGTCTCGCCATCCGCATAATAAGCAAAAGAAAAAACCTTCCCAAACCTCAGGGGGAGGTTTTTTTGTGTCAAAAATTGATTATTGCTGGAAATCAGCGCGGAGGATTTCTCAGATCCTGAAAAATATGAAAAGAAAATGATAGGATAAGGCCAGTGCTTTTCATAATTGTTTCATGATTCGAGCAATGTTTCAGCGCGATCGCCTGATTCTTTTCAGCCTGTGTGGTGGGCTATGGCTTGCGACAGGCTGTACCCAAGAAGCAACGCTGACCCCTATACCAACGGCCGAATCAGGGACTGAGACCGCCCGCCAAACTCAAGAAAGAAAGCGTGTGCTGACGACTTTTAGCGTGTTGGCAGATATGGCCCAAAATGTGGCAGGCGATCGCCTGGTGGTGGAATCCATTACGCGCATTGGCGCAGAAATTCATGGTTATGAGCCAACCCCAAGTGATCTGGTGCGTGCCCAGGATGCTGATTTATTGCTCTACAACGGCATGAACTTAGAGCGCTGGTTTGAACCTTTCTTGGGCAATTTGCGTGATGTCCCAGCTGTGACATTAACTGAGGGCATTACCCCAATTCCGATCGCCGCTGGCCCCTATGCCAATCTACCGAATCCCCATGCTTGGATGTCGCCACGGAATGCCTTGGTCTATGTGGAAAATATCCGCCAGGCCTTTATTGAACTCGACCCAGAAAATGCCGCTGTCTACACGGCCAATGCCCAGGCCTATAGTGAAAAAATTCAGGCGATCGCCGACCAACTAGAACAAGAGCTTGCCCCCCTGCCCGAAGCCCAGCGGTACCTGGTGACCTGTGAGGGCGCCTTTTCTTATTTAGCCCGGGATTACAACCTGCAAGAAGTCTATCTATGGCCCATCAACGCCGAACAACAATCCACCCCCAGACAAATTCAACAGGTTATTGAAGCAGTGAGAAATAACAATATTCCCGCTGTATTTTGTGAAAGTACGGTCAACGATACCAGTCAACGGGAAGTGGCCCGCACCACCGGGGCTTTTTTTGGCGGTAATCTCTATGTGGATTCCCTCTCTACCCCCGATGGGCCAGTCCCCACGTTTCTCGACCTCCTCAAATACGATGCCCAGGCGATCGCCAAGGGTTTACTAACCCAAACTAGTGCCCCAGATCCAAACCCTTAATCTCTCCCACTGCAAACCCCATGATGACCACCACACCATCCTGCGACATCACCGTTGACAATCTCAACATCACCTACAATTCCTCCCGGTTGGCCCTTTACAACGCCAGTTGCCGGGTCGAGCCGGGGACGATCACAGCCCTTGTGGGCCCCAATGGTGGGGGGAAATCGACTCTCTTTAAAGCCATTATGGGATTTCTCACCCCCACCAGCGGCAGGATAAGGGTCGCGGGGACGGCGATCGCGAAAGCGCAAAAACGACAACTGATGGCCTACGTCCCCCAAGCCGATGAAGTGGATTGGGATTTTCCGGTAAGTGTCTTTGATGTGGTGATGATGGGTCGCTATGGTTATATGAACCTACTGCGGATCCCCCGTCCTAGGGACCGCCGCATTGTCATGGAAAGCCTCGAACGGGTCGGTATGGTGCACCTGCGCGATCGCCAGATTGGGGAACTCTCTGGGGGCCAAAAAAAACGCGCCTTTCTCGCCCGGGCCCTGGCCCAGGAAGGGAAAATTCTCTTACTGGATGAACCCTTTACGGGGGTCGATGTCAAAACGGAAAAACAAATTATTGATCTCCTCCTACAGCTCCGGCACGAAGGCCACACAATCCTTGTTTCAACCCATGACCTCGGTTCCATTTCAACATTTTGCGATCGCACTATTTTGTTAAACCGCACAATTCTGGCAACGGGGACCACCGCTGAAACCTTTACCGAAGAAAATTTAGTCATGACCTTTGGGGGCTTACCACTCACTGGCCTCAGGGCATACCAGGTGGAAAACTGCCCCGAATCAGCCTGCCAAAGTAGCCATAACCCAGAGGTAGAAGGATGACGCTTTTGGGAGATTGGTTGATCGCGCCTTTGCAGTATGGCTTTTTAGTAAAAGCGATTTGGGTGAGTGCCTTTGTGGGTCTAGTCTGTGCAGTGTTGTCTTGCTATATCACTCTCAAAGGTTGGTCATTGATGGGGGATGCCGTGTCCCACGCCGTTGTACCAGGGGTGGTGGTGGCCTATGCCCTAAATATTCCCTTTGCGATTGGTGCTTTTTTGTTTGGGTTTGGGGCAACGGTGGCGATCGGCTATGTCACTGCAAAAACACGCCTTAAGGAAGATGCCGTTATTGGGGTCATTTTTACGGGTTTTTTTGCTTTTGGTTTGGTCTTGATCACAAAAATCCCCAGCAATATCGATCTATTTCATATTCTCTTTGGTAACGTGTTGGGCATTTCCCAGGGGGATATTATCCAAACCCTGATCGCTGGCACGTTAACCCTTGTGATTATTCTGCTGCGCCGCAAAGATCTATTGCTCTTTTGTTTTGACCCAAATCACGCTAAGGCGATCGGTTTGAATACTCAGCTCATGTACTACACACTCCTGTCGGTGCTGGCCTTGACCATTGTGACTGCCTTGCAAACGGCGGGAATTATTTTGGTGATCGCGATGTTGGTGACCCCGGGATCGATCGCCTATTTACTGACAGACCGCTTTGATAAAATGCTCTGGATTGCCGTAGCCAGTAGTGTGCTCTCCTGTGTTTTTGGCACATATCTCAGTTATCACCTCGATATTTCTACCGGTGGGGCGATCGTTGTGCTGCTAACGGCCTTATTTGTGTTGGCAATGTTTTTGGGGCCGAAGCATGGTGTGCTTGCCCAGGGGAAACCCAATACTCTTGAGGCAAATCATTAGGCTTACCGGAAAAAACAAGAAATACCCTCGATTTTGGCGCTGATTGCCATGCATGATGTATTAAATCAATTATTTTAATGCAAAAAATACATCATGCAATGATTGCATCATATACGATGGAAAAAACAGCGAGGTGTAATTATTATGGCAACCATTCTGCCCAAATCGACCCAGGTGATCGCCCAAATCATCGCACAGTTAGAGCGAGGCGCAGTTGTCATTCTCCATACCGATATGGTTTATTTGTTGCTGGCCAATGCTCTCAACGCCGAAGCAACAAATCAGATTCACGAATTAAAAGGCTGGAATCCCCGTAAACCTCTGACCTTACTGTTGACCCCGGCCCAAGTAGCGAAATATAGCGATCTGAGCAATGATGCTCAAACACTGGTCAATCAGTTTCCTTACCCGATTAGTCTGATTCTATCTCATCGCAATAACCTGCCCGATGCAGTAACAGCTGGACATCGTGAAGTATTTATTTCTTGTCCCGACCAATTCATTTATGATCTCGCCGCCCAAGCCCCCTTTCCCATCGCAGCGGGGACTGCCAGCTTAGGCAGCGAGATGCGGGCCAACGACGCGAAGACAGCCGCGACCTTTTTTGGCAATCAAGTGTCCTTAATCGTAGATGGCGGCAAATCAAAAGAGCAAATTCGCACGACCCTCATTGATTGTCATTTACCCTTACCGACGATCTTAAATTTTGGTCTGATTTCCTTTGATGAATTGCGAGAAATTATCCCCCACATTGAATTGCCATCTCATCTGCGTAAATAGAAGCAAACGACAGTCGCGCTAATCATCGTTGAGAAAATCTGAATCACCATTCCCCGTGGCAAACATTATGTTTGCCTCCTTTAATTTGCGGCGGAGATAAGCATAGGGATTACTGTAGTTACCTTCCCAGGGGTTGACTAGAATACTTGCATTTAACAGGGGAGACATTCTAACCACTGTCCGGGTTAATTCATAGATGTTAGTAAATTTGAAATCTGGAAAAATTTGCTTTTCACCAGAACCAAGAAAACGAATGGTATCGTATTGAGTGACTTGGAGTGTTTTAAATTTAGGAATAGCGAGGATATAAACTTTGGGCTGGGGTAAAAATTGAAACCAGGGATAACCTGGTTTTAAAAAATGAACTAAATAGGCTTCAAAATAGATCACTTGGTTGGCATCGGCATCCACTTTTAGGTAGCGGGCATAGGGCATTAAATAGAAAGGAAAAAAGAGGAAAGTATAAATAAATAAACCCGCAAGATAGACGGCATAACGATAGCCTAAAAAATTCGAGAGGGGCCATAGCACAATGGCAAGGGAGGGAATAAAAGCCAAAATAATTGCTGTTATTTTGTCGATCCCTTGCTTGAGAACGAGCTCAGAGGGACTCACGCTCTGGATTTTATAGACTTTTTTATATATGGCCATAGGAGTCTAATGTCTAGGACCTTAATTGAAGATAACAATACTGTTGTAACATTCAAAGAATGTCCTTAAACGGCGTGAATTTTACAGGAACAGCCTCAGTGTGCCAGTTATCTAGATCTAATTCCTCACAAATAATTTTGTATATCCTTGGGGGAAATCCGCCATCAAAATCCCATTCAGATCCATGTCCTGACATTCTGAGAATTCCTGATATATGTTGATATTTATAGCCTAGGTGTTTACGAACAATGTATTTGGATAGATCAGCACTAAATTTAAACCCCAATGGACGCATCTCCAGTAATAAGTGTTCTAGTTCCCGAGCTTCTGGTTCTGTCAAATCAAAATACTTATGGTATATCCTTTGTACTTCAGACTCCCTGAACCGTAATATTTCTTGCTTGCGTTGTTCTTTTTCTTTTTTGGATTGCTCAATTAAATCATTACGTTCATTATTTAATCGATCTCTTACACTAGTTCCAAGTAATTCTTTGGTAAAGTCATTGAGCCAAAAGGGTAGTGGAGAATTGATATTCTTCCACATTTCTTCAGTTTTCTTAATTAAAGCTGCAAGCTCATTTTCATAATCTTTAGGAATGCTTTGGCTATCCAGCCAGAGATTTTTGACTTGCTTTCCTTTTCGAGTTGTTTCAATTTCATACCAGAAGCTGATATCTTCAAGAACTTCTTTTTTATTACCAAGTTTTTGAGCTAAATCAGGATATTTTTCCTCAATTTTTGTAATGTGAAAAAAGATTGTTCTGTAGGGTATAGAGAATCTACAACTAACAAAACCAAAACCTCTATTGCGCTTATAGCTTTGAATATTTCCAAAATCTATTGGCATAAAACTATCTTAAGATTCTTTTTTGTTGGATTGTACTATACGAATGCTATATCTACCACTGTATCTAATAATAACTTAATCCAATGGTCTCTGGATAAGCGCTAAAAATAAAAAAGTAGCATTACTTGAAAATTCAATGCTTGAATAGTGAATCTATATCCAATTAAAAGAGGTGATCTAAAAGTGCTTGGCGCATGATCCCGACGGGAACCGCTTGGCCGAGCCATTTTTCTAGGGCGATCGCCCCCTGTTGCACCAACATTTCGCTACCGTCGATAATTTGTGCGCCCTGGGCCTGGGCCTGTTGGAGAAAGCGAGTCGGGGAGGGGGTATAGATCAAATCGTAGGCGATCGCCCCGCTGGGTAAAGTCGCCATCAGCTCCTCTGTAACCGGGGAGGCATCTACCCGAGGTGCCATGCCGATGGGGGTGGAATTGATCAAGAGTTGGGCCTGGGGAATCAGCCGTTGGCGATCGCCCCAAAGATGGGTTTGTACCTTGCCGGCGAGGGGTGTATTTTGCCAACTGGCGCTAAATTGGGCCAATTTTTCAGGATCGCGGCCTAACACATGGATTTGTGGGCAACCCAGTTGATGGCAGCCGACCACCACCGCCCGGGCTGCACCGCCATTGCCGAGGATCACCGGGGTGACATTCGACCAGTCCCGGTCCATGGCTTTCAAGGGCGCGACAAAGCCGGCCACATCGGTATTGGTTCCCTGCCAACCGGTGTCTGTGCGCCAAACAGTATTCACGGCCCCCACCAATTGCGCTTCCGGGGCGATCGCCTCCAGGTGGGCCATGATCGCCTGTTTGTGGGGAATCGTAATGCTAAAGCCCTGTAAATCAATCGCCCAAAAGCCGTCTAGGGCGGTTTTTAGATCTGCCGCCACCACCGGAAAGGCGAGATAAACATAGTCCACCCCCAGTTGGGCGATCGCCGCGTTGTGCATCAGGGGCGAAAAAGAATGTTTCACAGGATCGCCAATTACGCCGAGGAGTTTAGTGGTGCCAAGAATTTTCATCATATACTTCAAGTGTGTAGGCTTCGATGGGGGTCTAAAAAATATTTCTCAACCCTGCATGGATTCAGCAAGTTTAACCAGATCCAAAGAGTAGTGATAGAGCGCAACCGGTTTATTTTGGGCCTTGAAAAAATCTGGATCATTGGGAGACAGATAGATCGCAGTTACTTGATTGGCGGTAATTTTGTCAGGGGCAATGCGCTGATAATCTGTCGTCGTTTCCACCCGATTGAGATAAACTTGGTCGGCGTTTTGAAACTGCTGTTGGGTTAACTCGCTGCTGAGAAATTGATCGGGTTTTGGTGCAGCTTGGGCACGGCCAGTGACGGTG
The nucleotide sequence above comes from [Synechococcus] sp. NIES-970. Encoded proteins:
- the prs gene encoding ribose-phosphate pyrophosphokinase; the encoded protein is MSHSATLALQSVLQTPTDSNRLRIFSGSANLPLANEVARYLGMDLGPMIRKQFADGEMYIQVQESIRGCDVYLIQPSCRPVNDHLMELLIMVDACRRASARQITAVIPYYGYARADRKTAGRESITAKLAANLVTKAGANRVLAMDLHSAQIQGYFDIPCDHVYGSPVIIDYLLSKNLEDIVVVSPDVGGVARARAFAKKLDDAPLAIIDKRRQAHNVAEVMNVIGEVHGKTAILVDDMIDTAGTLQEGARLLKKEGAKAVYACATHPVFSGPAVERLSSGLFEEVIVTNTIPVPHDRQFKELTVLTVANLLGETIWRIHEESSVSSMFR
- a CDS encoding hypothetical protein (conserved hypothetical protein), which gives rise to MMPVKSLIRLLSLCCVCALCLVGCVDYDVEIAFDHQHHGEIHQHLRLGDEFTNFNQQEAKHWLCSLEKRAKDLHGATQRVSSQELDVRIPFNNGADLVSKFNDFFNPEGQNLQATDLDLVQLKSAIALEQKNWLLFERNRATLDVDLRALGVLSQRGSLMLSPGSLLDLDIGLKTPLGARVVNRDAAPSPVTRNEGDRLIWTLQPGQLNHLEVAFWVPSWVGLGTAGIIGLLFLGYYLKYRRLPV
- a CDS encoding ATP-binding protein of ABC transporter; amino-acid sequence: MVAAQAEPLIELRGISKAFGSNVILDNIDLSIYRGEALVIIGPSGTGKSTILRIIAGLLAADEGEIYVNSVQRRGLIEDGNDPIGISMVFQQAALFDSLTVAENVGFLLYQHSRLSHKKIRELVEERLDMVGLSGVGDRYPAQLSGGMRKRVSFARAIMANPDNPKDNPEIILYDEPTAGLDPIASTVIEDLVRHLQHMQGVCGTYVMVSHQDSTIRRTADRVIFLYDGKIQWTGTVPEIDQTDNPLVRQFFDAAVEGPIKVIG
- a CDS encoding hypothetical protein (conserved hypothetical protein), which encodes MRSRTLKEGSLGLFIFAGLSLLGVVLIWLTGATLGRRTYSVTVRFENANAMQEGATVRYRGLEVGRITAVEPSSNGVNITIEIQTPDLVMPRDVVIEANQGGLIGETSIEIIPQSQLTQTQMALSPFASDCNDQGAILCDGTTLDGVIGVSFDQVLRNTAQFSELYGDPEFVEIVRTLATNSSAAAEQITLLTEELTLLSREVRGEVDSFAENTQKITDATVTTSGQLNRTLTEVNALTGNFNSLVVENRQALVGTLNSIGRTSDQMQQTLAAVNTTLNSVNQGLTATDTQELLDNLAVLTTNAAIASENLKDVSTALNDPTNILTLQKTLDAARVTFENTQKITADLDELTGDPQFRKNLIDLINGLSQLVSSTEQLQQQVQVASRVEQGQPLADSPRQISLRTNPRDAL
- the mntC gene encoding Mn transporter MntC, whose amino-acid sequence is MFQRDRLILFSLCGGLWLATGCTQEATLTPIPTAESGTETARQTQERKRVLTTFSVLADMAQNVAGDRLVVESITRIGAEIHGYEPTPSDLVRAQDADLLLYNGMNLERWFEPFLGNLRDVPAVTLTEGITPIPIAAGPYANLPNPHAWMSPRNALVYVENIRQAFIELDPENAAVYTANAQAYSEKIQAIADQLEQELAPLPEAQRYLVTCEGAFSYLARDYNLQEVYLWPINAEQQSTPRQIQQVIEAVRNNNIPAVFCESTVNDTSQREVARTTGAFFGGNLYVDSLSTPDGPVPTFLDLLKYDAQAIAKGLLTQTSAPDPNP
- the mntA gene encoding manganese transport system ATP-binding protein MntA, whose protein sequence is MMTTTPSCDITVDNLNITYNSSRLALYNASCRVEPGTITALVGPNGGGKSTLFKAIMGFLTPTSGRIRVAGTAIAKAQKRQLMAYVPQADEVDWDFPVSVFDVVMMGRYGYMNLLRIPRPRDRRIVMESLERVGMVHLRDRQIGELSGGQKKRAFLARALAQEGKILLLDEPFTGVDVKTEKQIIDLLLQLRHEGHTILVSTHDLGSISTFCDRTILLNRTILATGTTAETFTEENLVMTFGGLPLTGLRAYQVENCPESACQSSHNPEVEG
- a CDS encoding ABC 3 transport family protein; the protein is MTLLGDWLIAPLQYGFLVKAIWVSAFVGLVCAVLSCYITLKGWSLMGDAVSHAVVPGVVVAYALNIPFAIGAFLFGFGATVAIGYVTAKTRLKEDAVIGVIFTGFFAFGLVLITKIPSNIDLFHILFGNVLGISQGDIIQTLIAGTLTLVIILLRRKDLLLFCFDPNHAKAIGLNTQLMYYTLLSVLALTIVTALQTAGIILVIAMLVTPGSIAYLLTDRFDKMLWIAVASSVLSCVFGTYLSYHLDISTGGAIVVLLTALFVLAMFLGPKHGVLAQGKPNTLEANH
- a CDS encoding yrdC domain protein — encoded protein: MATILPKSTQVIAQIIAQLERGAVVILHTDMVYLLLANALNAEATNQIHELKGWNPRKPLTLLLTPAQVAKYSDLSNDAQTLVNQFPYPISLILSHRNNLPDAVTAGHREVFISCPDQFIYDLAAQAPFPIAAGTASLGSEMRANDAKTAATFFGNQVSLIVDGGKSKEQIRTTLIDCHLPLPTILNFGLISFDELREIIPHIELPSHLRK
- the aroE gene encoding shikimate dehydrogenase, yielding MMKILGTTKLLGVIGDPVKHSFSPLMHNAAIAQLGVDYVYLAFPVVAADLKTALDGFWAIDLQGFSITIPHKQAIMAHLEAIAPEAQLVGAVNTVWRTDTGWQGTNTDVAGFVAPLKAMDRDWSNVTPVILGNGGAARAVVVGCHQLGCPQIHVLGRDPEKLAQFSASWQNTPLAGKVQTHLWGDRQRLIPQAQLLINSTPIGMAPRVDASPVTEELMATLPSGAIAYDLIYTPSPTRFLQQAQAQGAQIIDGSEMLVQQGAIALEKWLGQAVPVGIMRQALLDHLF